AAATAGAGCATGCATTTCCAGAAATTGAAAGACCAAAAAGACATGTGCCTTTAAAGGAAAAATTTGCCTGGACAGGAGTCGCATTGTTATTGTATTTTATTATGGCACAGATACCTCTTTTTGGAATTCCCGGCCAAATACAGGACTACTTCCAGACTTTAAGAGTAGTTCTAGCGGGTAGAAACGGTAGTCTATTAACATTGGGAATAGGACCCATAGTTACCGCTGGAATTATAATGCAGCTTTTAGTCGGTTCAGAAATAATAAAGCTAGACCTTTCAAACCCCGAAGACAGGAGATTTTATCAGGCTCTGCAGAAGGTATTTGCAGTGTTCATGTGCTTCTTTGAGGCAGCTGTTTACGTATTTGCGGGAGCGTTTGGAAATCCCACATTGACAATCAAGGTACTCCTCATGCTTCAGCTCGCCTTTGGTGGAATAATGGTAATGATTATGGATGAGCTTGTGAGCAAGTGGGGAATTGGTAGCGGTATAAGTCTCTTTATTGCTGCGGGAGTCTCACAGACAATTGTTACTAGAGCTCTTAACCCATTAACAACAAATCAAGCTATAGACCCCTTAACAGGTGGTCCCGCCATAATAGGTGCTATTCCAGCCTTTATCCAGCACATAATTAAAGGTGATGTTACTGGAGCGTTATACAGAAGGGGTCTTCCAGACATGGTAAGTGTTTTGGCAACAATAGTTATCTTCTTGATAGTTGTTTACTTGGAAAGCATGAGAGTGGAGATCCCTCTCAGCTATGGAAGGGTAACTGTAAGAGGAAGATATCCAATAAGGTTCATGTATGTCAGCAACATTCCGATCATACTCACATTTGCCCTTTACGCGAACATCCAGCTCTGGGCTAGGCTTTTACAAAGAC
This region of Thermococcus alcaliphilus genomic DNA includes:
- the secY gene encoding preprotein translocase subunit SecY gives rise to the protein MGAREIIYKIEHAFPEIERPKRHVPLKEKFAWTGVALLLYFIMAQIPLFGIPGQIQDYFQTLRVVLAGRNGSLLTLGIGPIVTAGIIMQLLVGSEIIKLDLSNPEDRRFYQALQKVFAVFMCFFEAAVYVFAGAFGNPTLTIKVLLMLQLAFGGIMVMIMDELVSKWGIGSGISLFIAAGVSQTIVTRALNPLTTNQAIDPLTGGPAIIGAIPAFIQHIIKGDVTGALYRRGLPDMVSVLATIVIFLIVVYLESMRVEIPLSYGRVTVRGRYPIRFMYVSNIPIILTFALYANIQLWARLLQRLGHPILGTFDETGAAVSGFVRYVLPPRDIFSVTADPLRALVYAILTIMFSLLFGFLWVELTGLDAKSIARQLQRAGLQIPGFRRDPRILERVLQRYIPYVTFWGAFTLAVVAVLADFLGALGTGTGILLTVGILYRFYEEIAREQATEMFPALRRFFS